A single window of Acidobacteriota bacterium DNA harbors:
- a CDS encoding type II toxin-antitoxin system PemK/MazF family toxin has protein sequence MVVQSNSFNAAAIQAVVIAGITSNLALAQVPGNVRLSKSSVGLNRACVVDVFQLLTLDRLLLDEWVALSVRVI, from the coding sequence CTGGTCGTTCAGAGCAACTCTTTCAACGCTGCCGCCATCCAGGCCGTGGTAATAGCCGGCATCACCAGCAACCTCGCTCTCGCCCAGGTTCCCGGCAACGTGCGCCTTTCCAAGTCCTCCGTAGGGCTCAATCGGGCCTGCGTGGTCGACGTTTTTCAGCTGCTGACTCTGGACCGGTTGCTGCTCGACGAGTGGGTGGCGCTTTCGGTGCGCGTCATATGA